A stretch of alpha proteobacterium HIMB59 DNA encodes these proteins:
- a CDS encoding Glycosyltransferase family 9 (heptosyltransferase) (PFAM: Glycosyltransferase family 9 (heptosyltransferase)), with product MNILVIKHGSLGDIFLSIGAIQSIRQHYPDARLFLLTQSNYKNILNKFPEVDTILEDNRDHIILSISKILGFVNKHQINLIIDLQNSSRTQFYNFFIKYFTKAKILSSRKFSTYAYNQKPLGIQHITENHKDQLSKIGINAYQISNLNWMIKENNINEKKPYVIFIPGASKTGDYKRWPINNYGIIANYLADKNYDIYLTGSKLDEDIINEIIKICPTAKNKIEESKIDDFYDLCLNSSLIISNDTGPAHIAGLTNQHLIWLANDNKISFSCHPLGKNVHRIKSKSVKDIHPNQVIQKIDYILNI from the coding sequence ATGAATATTCTTGTAATTAAACACGGTTCTTTGGGAGATATCTTTCTTTCGATAGGTGCCATTCAAAGTATTAGACAACATTATCCAGATGCAAGGTTGTTTCTTTTAACACAATCAAATTATAAAAATATTCTAAATAAGTTTCCCGAAGTTGATACAATCTTGGAAGATAATAGGGACCATATTATTTTATCTATTTCAAAGATATTAGGATTTGTTAACAAGCATCAAATAAACTTAATTATTGATTTACAAAATTCTTCGAGAACTCAGTTTTATAATTTTTTTATTAAGTATTTTACAAAAGCTAAAATTTTGTCATCAAGAAAATTTTCAACATATGCTTACAATCAAAAACCTCTTGGCATTCAACACATTACAGAAAATCATAAAGATCAATTAAGCAAAATTGGAATTAATGCATATCAAATTTCTAATTTAAATTGGATGATAAAAGAAAATAACATTAATGAAAAAAAGCCCTATGTAATTTTTATACCTGGTGCTTCTAAAACAGGAGACTATAAAAGGTGGCCGATTAATAATTATGGGATAATAGCTAACTATTTAGCTGACAAGAATTATGACATTTATCTCACTGGATCTAAACTTGATGAGGATATAATTAATGAAATTATAAAAATATGCCCAACTGCAAAAAATAAGATCGAAGAGTCAAAAATTGATGATTTTTATGATTTATGTCTTAATTCAAGTTTAATTATATCTAATGATACTGGACCAGCTCACATTGCTGGTTTAACTAATCAACACTTAATATGGTTAGCAAATGATAATAAAATTTCATTTTCTTGCCATCCTTTAGGTAAAAATGTTCATAGAATTAAATCAAAAAGTGTTAAAGATATTCATCCTAATCAAGTTATTCAAAAAATTGATTACATATTAAATATTTAG
- a CDS encoding bacterial translation initiation factor 3 (bIF-3) (PFAM: Translation initiation factor IF-3, C-terminal domain; Translation initiation factor IF-3, N-terminal domain~TIGRFAM: translation initiation factor IF-3) — translation MNRPFNKNNNFRGKRDLHRINNFISAAEVRVILDDGEQLGVMTKNEAIDIAKGRGLDLVEIAPNNKPPVCKIVDYGKFKYQEQKKKNEAKKKQKVIETKELKIRPGTGEHDYQVKIKNAQKFLKEGNRVKFSLRFKGREMEHSNLGIDMLKRVKNDLEEYIRVEMEPKIEGRQAFLVVAPK, via the coding sequence TTGAATAGACCTTTTAATAAAAATAATAACTTTCGTGGTAAAAGAGATCTTCACAGAATAAATAACTTTATCTCTGCTGCTGAAGTTAGAGTAATTCTCGATGATGGCGAGCAGTTGGGTGTTATGACAAAAAATGAAGCAATTGATATCGCAAAAGGAAGAGGCTTAGATTTAGTTGAAATTGCGCCAAACAACAAACCTCCAGTTTGTAAAATAGTTGATTATGGAAAGTTTAAATACCAAGAACAAAAAAAGAAAAATGAAGCTAAAAAAAAGCAAAAAGTAATTGAAACAAAAGAGCTCAAAATAAGACCAGGCACCGGTGAACACGATTATCAAGTTAAAATTAAAAATGCACAAAAGTTTTTAAAAGAGGGCAATAGAGTTAAGTTTAGCCTTCGTTTTAAGGGTAGAGAAATGGAACACTCGAATTTAGGTATCGATATGCTAAAAAGAGTAAAGAATGACCTGGAAGAGTATATCAGAGTAGAAATGGAACCTAAAATTGAGGGAAGACAAGCCTTCCTTGTTGTTGCGCCAAAATAG
- a CDS encoding LSU ribosomal protein L35P (PFAM: Ribosomal protein L35~TIGRFAM: ribosomal protein L35), which yields MPKLKTKSSVKKRFKTSSTGKLVVGNVGKRHGMSKRTNSFIRSSKGTRVLSKSASIIVESMMPYGK from the coding sequence ATGCCCAAATTAAAAACCAAAAGTAGCGTTAAAAAACGCTTTAAAACTTCCTCTACCGGAAAACTTGTCGTGGGTAATGTAGGTAAAAGACACGGAATGTCTAAACGTACTAACTCATTTATTAGAAGCTCAAAGGGAACAAGAGTTTTATCAAAATCTGCATCGATTATTGTTGAGTCAATGATGCCGTATGGAAAATAA
- a CDS encoding LSU ribosomal protein L20P (PFAM: Ribosomal protein L20~TIGRFAM: ribosomal protein L20) → MPRVKRGVTARAKHKKVFEFTKGHRGRRKNVYRVATQSMDKALQYAYRDRRNKKRDFRGLWIQRINAGVREYGLTYAKFIDGLKKANIEINRKILSEIAFHEPAQFKSIVEKAKSTLAS, encoded by the coding sequence ATGCCAAGAGTTAAAAGAGGCGTAACAGCCAGAGCAAAACATAAAAAAGTTTTCGAATTTACAAAAGGCCACCGTGGGCGTCGTAAAAATGTTTATCGTGTAGCAACACAAAGCATGGATAAAGCGCTTCAATATGCTTATCGCGACCGTAGAAATAAAAAAAGAGATTTTCGTGGGCTATGGATACAAAGAATCAATGCTGGTGTTCGTGAGTATGGTTTAACCTACGCTAAGTTTATCGATGGACTGAAAAAAGCTAATATTGAGATTAACAGAAAAATATTATCAGAAATTGCTTTTCATGAGCCTGCACAATTTAAGTCAATAGTCGAAAAAGCGAAATCAACTTTAGCTAGCTAA
- a CDS encoding phenylalanine--tRNA ligase, alpha subunit (PFAM: tRNA synthetases class II core domain (F); Aminoacyl tRNA synthetase class II, N-terminal domain~TIGRFAM: phenylalanine--tRNA ligase, alpha subunit), which produces MDINQVLKDASKEIELANSQADIQNLKVSYLGKKGKITELLKSLKDLSLEEKKTIGAQINSIRDKVDTLIKEKLLEIKTNEINSKLLNESIDISFPPPTSLDSKVHPISKTFDEVIHIFGSMGYSVAEGPDIETDFYNFSALNIPEDHPAREMQDTFYIEDQDEENKPFVLRTHTSPVQIRTMLSQEPPIKIIAPGRTYRCDSDATHSPMFHQVEGLFISKTANMSDLKGTLIEFCKQFFEVQDLKVRFRPSYFPFTEPSAEMDIAYHVKNNSLHIGEGDKWLEILGCGMVNPVVLENCKIDNSIYQGFAFGMGLDRITMLKHGLTDIRAFFNGNLNWINQNGFGLGDY; this is translated from the coding sequence ATGGACATTAATCAAGTCCTAAAAGATGCTTCAAAAGAAATAGAGCTAGCAAATTCGCAAGCAGATATACAGAACTTAAAAGTATCGTACCTAGGTAAAAAAGGAAAAATTACTGAGCTTCTTAAATCTTTAAAGGATTTATCCTTAGAAGAAAAAAAAACTATAGGAGCTCAGATTAATTCAATAAGAGATAAAGTAGATACTCTAATAAAAGAAAAATTATTAGAAATTAAAACAAATGAAATAAACTCTAAACTCTTAAATGAATCAATTGATATTTCTTTTCCTCCACCAACTAGTTTAGACTCAAAAGTTCATCCAATTTCAAAAACATTTGATGAAGTTATTCATATATTCGGATCTATGGGATATTCTGTTGCTGAAGGACCTGATATAGAAACTGACTTTTATAATTTTTCAGCATTAAATATTCCTGAAGATCATCCCGCTCGTGAAATGCAGGACACTTTCTACATAGAAGATCAAGACGAAGAAAACAAACCTTTTGTCTTAAGAACTCATACTAGTCCAGTTCAAATTAGAACAATGCTAAGTCAGGAACCTCCTATTAAAATTATAGCTCCAGGTAGAACTTATCGTTGTGACTCAGATGCTACTCACTCACCCATGTTCCATCAAGTTGAGGGATTGTTTATTAGTAAAACTGCCAATATGAGCGACTTAAAAGGAACATTAATTGAGTTTTGCAAACAGTTTTTTGAAGTTCAGGATTTAAAAGTTCGATTTAGACCCAGCTATTTTCCTTTTACAGAACCATCAGCAGAAATGGATATAGCATACCACGTTAAAAACAATTCTTTACATATTGGAGAAGGTGACAAGTGGTTGGAGATATTAGGGTGTGGAATGGTCAACCCTGTAGTTTTGGAAAATTGTAAGATCGATAATTCAATATATCAAGGCTTTGCATTTGGTATGGGCCTAGATAGGATTACTATGTTAAAGCATGGTTTGACTGATATAAGAGCTTTCTTTAATGGCAATCTTAATTGGATAAACCAAAATGGTTTTGGATTAGGAGACTATTAA
- a CDS encoding phenylalanine--tRNA ligase, beta subunit (PFAM: tRNA synthetase B5 domain; B3/4 domain; Ferredoxin-fold anticodon binding domain; Putative tRNA binding domain~TIGRFAM: phenylalanine--tRNA ligase, beta subunit, non-spirochete bacterial), producing the protein MKFSYSWLLDHLDTKLSPSEIAETLTNIGLELESLTDYSSYAQFVVATIVDFKKHPNADRLNICTVENGQKTFQVICGAPNVKKGMKGIFAADGMYIPGTDITLKKGKIRGEVSEGMLLSERELKLSDNHEGIIEVHGDLPNGTDAVTALDLNDPIFEIGVTPNRGDCLSVRGIARDLTAKGVGTLKPLNIKKATSEKFESPISWSIQNDGNSCSFVVSRYYKDIKNSVSPEWLQKKLLSIGLRPINALVDITNFITMDLGRPLHVFDADKIGNQLNMRLSNDQEKLLALDNKEYLLNDTTTVIADDKNTLAIAGIIGGNDSGCTLETKNVFLEVAVFNPSMVAKTGRKLGINSDARYRFERGLDLEMVNEGLDYATSLIQDICGGSFSKKTHAGDLDLNKKTISYKSDTFEKVIGIELSKKDQVKILNNLFFETKENTDGICKVTIPSWRNDINKNIDLIEEIIRIHGYDKIKTNNPLSTSDEQKSITSSSINKKYTVIKKLKKSLISNHFDEIITFSFQSVQAHEILKGDPSLKISNSISEDHAFMRSSMLFNHLESLENNRKKGHNKLSVFEIGPIYNHSKSQENILFALTSNIKNQNKYYEEDNLDYYYLTKIVSKILGTVNFDIRQFNITRSESNIFHPGQSAELHMGKKIIARYGKIHPLILEDFPKLSNACGIELYFENLPIDSMFRRNKNFKQESNFQHSEKDFSFIFNIDQNLYEVYRFVLGIDKKLIQKLEFFDEYLSSEIGSDKKSITFKVTIQSLEKTLDEKDLEQIHQNIIDKVSNKFDANIRS; encoded by the coding sequence ATGAAATTTAGTTACTCTTGGCTCCTTGATCATTTAGATACTAAGTTATCTCCATCAGAAATAGCTGAAACACTGACTAATATCGGTTTGGAGTTAGAGAGCTTAACTGATTACAGTTCTTATGCTCAATTTGTAGTAGCAACAATAGTTGATTTTAAAAAACACCCTAATGCAGATCGATTAAATATTTGCACTGTGGAAAATGGACAAAAAACTTTTCAAGTAATATGTGGCGCTCCTAATGTTAAAAAAGGAATGAAAGGAATATTTGCTGCTGATGGAATGTATATTCCAGGCACAGATATAACATTAAAAAAAGGTAAAATTCGTGGTGAAGTGTCCGAAGGTATGCTCTTATCTGAAAGAGAGTTAAAACTTAGTGATAATCATGAAGGAATTATCGAAGTACACGGCGACCTACCTAATGGAACTGATGCAGTTACCGCTTTAGATCTAAACGATCCTATTTTTGAAATTGGAGTTACACCTAATCGAGGGGATTGTCTGAGCGTTAGAGGTATAGCAAGAGATTTAACAGCGAAAGGTGTAGGTACACTCAAACCTTTAAATATAAAGAAAGCAACAAGTGAAAAATTTGAAAGCCCTATTTCTTGGTCAATTCAAAATGATGGAAATAGCTGTTCATTTGTAGTGAGCAGATACTACAAAGATATTAAAAATTCAGTTTCACCAGAATGGTTGCAAAAAAAATTGTTAAGCATTGGTCTTAGGCCTATTAATGCTCTTGTTGATATTACTAATTTTATAACTATGGACTTGGGCAGACCGCTTCATGTATTTGATGCCGATAAAATTGGAAATCAATTAAATATGAGGTTATCTAATGATCAAGAAAAGTTATTAGCATTAGATAATAAAGAATATTTATTAAATGATACTACTACTGTTATTGCTGATGATAAAAACACATTAGCTATTGCTGGAATTATTGGAGGAAATGATAGTGGTTGCACTCTTGAAACTAAAAATGTTTTTTTAGAGGTGGCAGTATTTAATCCTTCTATGGTAGCAAAGACTGGAAGAAAGCTCGGAATAAATTCTGATGCAAGATATCGTTTTGAAAGGGGATTGGATTTAGAAATGGTTAATGAGGGTCTAGATTATGCCACAAGTCTGATTCAAGATATTTGTGGGGGTTCATTTAGTAAAAAGACTCACGCAGGAGACTTAGATTTAAACAAGAAAACTATTTCATATAAATCAGACACCTTTGAAAAGGTTATTGGAATAGAACTATCTAAAAAAGATCAAGTTAAGATTTTAAATAATCTGTTTTTTGAAACAAAAGAAAATACAGATGGGATCTGCAAAGTAACCATTCCATCGTGGAGAAATGATATCAATAAAAACATAGATCTTATTGAGGAGATAATCCGAATTCATGGTTATGATAAAATAAAAACTAATAACCCTTTATCTACATCCGATGAGCAAAAAAGCATTACAAGCTCATCAATCAATAAAAAATATACAGTTATCAAAAAATTAAAAAAATCCCTTATATCTAACCATTTTGATGAAATTATAACTTTCTCTTTTCAATCCGTTCAGGCTCATGAAATTTTAAAAGGTGATCCATCGTTAAAAATCTCTAATTCCATAAGTGAAGATCATGCATTTATGAGAAGTTCTATGCTGTTTAATCATCTAGAGTCTTTAGAGAATAATCGCAAAAAAGGACACAATAAACTCTCTGTATTTGAGATTGGACCAATTTACAATCATTCAAAATCCCAAGAAAACATTCTTTTTGCACTTACATCAAATATAAAAAACCAAAACAAGTATTATGAAGAAGATAACTTAGATTATTATTATTTAACTAAAATCGTCTCAAAAATTCTAGGAACTGTAAATTTTGATATCAGGCAGTTTAATATTACTAGGTCTGAAAGTAATATTTTTCACCCTGGTCAATCTGCAGAGTTACATATGGGAAAAAAAATAATTGCCCGATACGGTAAGATACACCCATTAATTTTAGAGGATTTTCCAAAACTATCTAATGCCTGTGGTATTGAATTATATTTTGAAAATCTTCCAATTGATTCCATGTTTAGAAGAAATAAAAACTTTAAACAAGAATCCAATTTCCAACACAGCGAAAAAGACTTCTCATTTATTTTTAATATAGATCAAAATCTTTATGAGGTTTATAGATTTGTCTTAGGAATAGATAAAAAACTAATTCAAAAATTAGAATTTTTTGATGAATATTTATCCAGTGAGATTGGTTCAGATAAAAAGAGCATTACCTTTAAAGTTACAATTCAATCCCTTGAAAAAACTTTAGACGAAAAAGACTTAGAACAAATTCACCAAAATATTATTGATAAAGTATCAAATAAATTTGACGCAAATATAAGATCTTAA
- a CDS encoding GTP-binding protein LepA (PFAM: Elongation factor Tu domain 2; Elongation factor G C-terminus; GTP-binding protein LepA C-terminus; Elongation factor Tu GTP binding domain~TIGRFAM: GTP-binding protein LepA; small GTP-binding protein domain): MEISKIRNFSIVAHIDHGKSTLADRIIEICGGMDERTKKDQVLDSMDIERERGITIKAQTVRLNYKHTDGNLYQLNILDTPGHVDFSYEVSRSLSACEGSLLVVDSTQGVEAQTLANAYQAIDANHEILPVLNKADLPASEPERVKEDIEQTIGIDASEAHLVSAKTGLGVKELIEEIISKLPSPSTEGQDLKALLVDSWYDNYLGVTVLVRILDGEMKKGMKVKFLSNGQQYNIDRIGYFTPEINYCDSLKAGEIGFINASIKSVADCKVGDTIAELNNNTVKPLPGFKPSLPVVFCGIYPVDTSDYEHLKESFEKLALNDSSFTYENETSAALGYGFRCGCLGLLHLEVITERLRREFDLDLITTAPGVVYKIIDRNKHEKIIRNPSELPDPAEIDKILEPWVRSTIIVPQDYLGTVINLCIEKRGKQKNLNIQNNRAILEMELPLNEIVIDFYDKLKSYSKGYASFDYQVYDYFEGDLVKLNILVNSETVDAFSNIVHKTRAETIGRRICNKLKDLIPRQNFQIPIQAAIYGKIIARETIKAFRKDVTAKLYGGDVSRKKKLLEKQKKGKKRMKQFGSVEIPQTAFFEALKIGDGE; encoded by the coding sequence ATGGAAATTTCTAAAATTAGAAATTTTTCGATCGTAGCACATATCGATCATGGAAAATCTACTTTAGCAGATAGAATTATTGAGATATGCGGAGGTATGGATGAAAGAACTAAAAAAGATCAAGTTCTTGACTCTATGGATATTGAAAGAGAGCGTGGGATTACAATTAAAGCGCAAACAGTACGATTAAACTACAAACACACTGACGGAAATTTATATCAGTTAAATATTCTTGATACACCTGGACACGTTGATTTTTCATATGAAGTTTCTAGATCTTTATCTGCTTGCGAAGGATCTTTACTTGTAGTTGATAGTACTCAAGGAGTTGAAGCACAAACTTTGGCTAATGCATATCAAGCCATTGATGCAAATCATGAAATACTCCCTGTTTTAAACAAAGCTGACCTTCCGGCATCAGAACCTGAACGAGTTAAAGAAGATATTGAACAGACCATAGGAATAGATGCTTCCGAAGCTCATTTGGTTTCTGCTAAAACAGGACTAGGCGTGAAAGAATTAATTGAAGAGATTATCTCTAAACTCCCTTCACCATCCACAGAAGGTCAAGATTTAAAGGCTCTATTGGTCGACAGTTGGTATGATAATTATTTAGGCGTCACTGTTCTCGTTAGAATCTTAGATGGTGAAATGAAAAAAGGAATGAAGGTAAAATTTTTATCTAATGGTCAACAATATAATATAGATCGAATAGGATATTTTACTCCAGAGATTAACTATTGTGATTCTCTCAAAGCTGGTGAGATAGGTTTTATTAACGCTAGTATCAAATCAGTAGCTGATTGTAAAGTAGGCGATACTATAGCAGAGCTTAATAATAATACAGTTAAGCCATTGCCTGGGTTTAAACCCTCATTACCTGTTGTTTTTTGCGGGATCTACCCAGTTGATACTTCAGATTATGAACATTTAAAAGAAAGTTTTGAGAAACTCGCTTTAAATGACTCAAGTTTTACTTATGAGAATGAGACGAGCGCAGCTCTTGGTTATGGATTTCGATGCGGATGTCTTGGGCTCCTTCACCTTGAAGTCATTACTGAGAGACTAAGAAGAGAATTTGATTTAGATCTTATTACCACAGCTCCAGGTGTTGTTTATAAAATTATTGATAGAAACAAACATGAAAAAATAATTAGAAATCCCTCTGAACTTCCTGATCCTGCAGAAATAGATAAAATATTAGAACCTTGGGTAAGATCTACAATTATAGTCCCTCAAGATTATTTAGGAACAGTAATAAATCTATGTATTGAAAAAAGAGGGAAGCAAAAAAATCTCAATATACAAAATAACAGAGCTATTTTAGAAATGGAACTTCCTTTAAATGAAATCGTTATCGACTTTTATGATAAATTAAAATCTTATTCGAAAGGATATGCTAGTTTTGATTATCAAGTTTATGATTACTTTGAAGGTGATCTTGTGAAACTTAATATTTTAGTCAATTCTGAAACTGTTGATGCTTTTTCTAACATAGTTCATAAGACTAGAGCAGAAACCATTGGTAGAAGAATTTGTAATAAATTAAAAGATCTCATACCTAGACAGAATTTTCAAATACCTATCCAAGCAGCAATTTATGGAAAAATCATCGCAAGGGAGACTATTAAGGCTTTTAGAAAAGATGTTACAGCTAAACTATATGGGGGAGATGTAAGTAGAAAGAAAAAGCTTCTTGAGAAACAAAAAAAAGGTAAGAAGAGAATGAAGCAATTTGGTAGTGTAGAAATACCACAAACTGCCTTTTTTGAAGCTTTGAAAATCGGTGATGGAGAGTAA
- a CDS encoding sugar-binding protein, glycosyltransferase family (PFAM: Glycosyltransferase sugar-binding region containing DXD motif), with product MVLKKIERKISYLLKRITEYPLQPLNDKLNNSDTSIYTIPKNVYQTWENNLFGKTHFKELVKFRNLNSNYNFFIFDKDKRDQYMEQHWSKNDIYEVYKKARFGQIKADIFRYCILYERGGFYFDISKGCNVCLDELYNSSSEAVISNEPIECIIPPDQSIFSNLKYPWNNFLQWGLGFKKNHALLKMVIEAISKDHHYYVNTPFHKPKTAVLSLSATGQFTKIVREYFKIYGFDKVEQVGVYFNKHGIFSMKGSRVRHHLVKEYADIRDDHVL from the coding sequence TTGGTTTTAAAAAAGATTGAGAGAAAAATTAGTTATTTACTCAAAAGAATAACTGAATATCCCTTACAACCTCTCAATGATAAGCTTAATAATAGCGATACATCTATATATACAATTCCTAAAAATGTTTATCAAACATGGGAAAACAATTTATTTGGAAAAACTCACTTTAAAGAATTAGTTAAGTTTAGAAATCTAAATAGCAATTATAATTTTTTTATTTTTGACAAAGATAAGAGAGACCAATACATGGAGCAGCATTGGAGTAAAAATGATATTTATGAAGTTTATAAAAAAGCGAGGTTTGGACAAATAAAAGCTGATATTTTTAGATATTGTATTTTATATGAAAGGGGTGGCTTTTATTTTGATATTAGTAAAGGTTGTAATGTTTGTTTAGATGAATTATATAATTCGAGCTCAGAGGCTGTAATTTCAAATGAGCCTATTGAATGTATAATACCTCCCGATCAATCAATTTTTAGTAATCTAAAATATCCATGGAATAATTTTTTACAATGGGGTCTTGGGTTTAAAAAAAATCACGCACTTTTAAAAATGGTCATAGAAGCCATTTCTAAAGATCATCATTATTATGTGAACACTCCATTCCATAAACCAAAAACAGCAGTTTTAAGTTTATCTGCAACCGGACAGTTTACAAAAATTGTTCGAGAATATTTTAAGATTTATGGTTTTGATAAAGTGGAGCAGGTTGGTGTCTATTTCAATAAACATGGGATTTTTTCAATGAAAGGCTCTAGAGTTAGACATCATCTAGTTAAAGAGTACGCCGATATCAGAGATGATCACGTTCTATAG
- a CDS encoding Glycosyltransferase family 9 (heptosyltransferase) (PFAM: Glycosyltransferase family 9 (heptosyltransferase)), translating into MNKKILIIQLRPGLGDLCMFLPRCHEIAEQNKGYKIYLLTKQNTKAEQVLKYDPFISKIIFIDENKKKRSLLSLYRLFKNEKFSKVYSYQYGPKYLKYLFFSKITGVKDYFYYGIFKKKEDMIQRSIIANEKWLNIKIKNFSGKIFYPPPKEKYSNSVVIGIGASGDNKRWPLENFIEIIQELKKLRFEKFILAGGKGERHISEKIISQLAFINFINMEDFNVEQCIEEISKCEIFLGNDTGFMHVSACLGLRTYCLYGDTPSNDSMYNSNIFPILPPGMDEVYHDDLAMDKITTERVIEIIKKDYL; encoded by the coding sequence ATGAATAAAAAAATTCTAATTATTCAGCTGAGGCCTGGCCTAGGTGATTTATGTATGTTTCTCCCTAGATGCCATGAAATAGCAGAACAGAATAAAGGTTATAAAATTTATTTATTAACAAAACAAAATACTAAAGCAGAACAAGTTTTAAAATATGACCCATTTATAAGTAAAATAATATTTATTGATGAAAATAAAAAAAAAAGAAGCTTACTATCTCTTTATAGATTATTTAAAAATGAAAAATTTTCTAAAGTTTATTCTTATCAGTACGGTCCAAAATATTTGAAATATTTATTTTTTTCAAAAATCACGGGTGTAAAAGATTATTTCTATTATGGTATTTTTAAAAAAAAAGAAGATATGATCCAAAGATCAATAATTGCAAATGAAAAGTGGTTGAATATAAAAATAAAAAACTTTTCTGGTAAAATTTTTTATCCCCCTCCTAAAGAAAAATATAGTAATAGCGTCGTGATAGGGATAGGTGCAAGTGGTGATAATAAAAGGTGGCCATTAGAAAATTTTATTGAAATTATTCAAGAATTAAAAAAACTTAGGTTTGAAAAATTTATATTAGCTGGTGGAAAAGGTGAAAGGCACATTTCAGAAAAAATAATTTCTCAATTAGCTTTTATTAACTTTATTAATATGGAGGATTTTAATGTAGAGCAATGTATCGAGGAGATATCTAAGTGTGAAATTTTCCTTGGCAATGATACAGGGTTTATGCACGTTTCTGCGTGCTTAGGTTTAAGAACATACTGTTTATATGGCGACACACCATCTAATGACTCTATGTATAATTCTAATATTTTTCCAATTTTACCACCAGGGATGGATGAGGTTTATCATGATGATCTTGCTATGGATAAAATAACAACTGAAAGAGTAATAGAAATTATAAAGAAAGATTACCTATAG
- a CDS encoding methyltransferase, FkbM family (TIGRFAM: methyltransferase, FkbM family) translates to MNNKTFKNNLKIQLTLFFIKGLKLVGFGRSIFKKILFNILKIIIGKEKIFFKYNGKSFCLYPLLNSTDSKMIVSSRIIDKEELNCLETLKKSENSIFIDIGANIGYYSISAANFGFKKIYSFEPIPQTIDKLKFNIELNGLEKKIEVIPSALGLKKELKHIFEDRNNFGNSSFYQESKNTNLINIQVINLYDFVIERKIKNIDAIKIDVEGYEDKALEDFIKKSKQDELPKLIIIEHSNTSKWKIDLFNLFKNRDYKVLVKTRGNTIFTKRNNKN, encoded by the coding sequence ATGAATAATAAAACTTTCAAAAATAATTTAAAAATTCAATTAACTCTTTTTTTTATAAAAGGACTGAAATTAGTAGGATTTGGAAGATCCATATTTAAAAAAATTTTATTTAATATTTTAAAAATTATTATTGGAAAAGAAAAAATATTTTTTAAATACAATGGTAAATCATTTTGTTTGTATCCATTGCTAAACTCTACCGATAGCAAAATGATAGTTAGTTCAAGAATAATAGATAAAGAAGAATTGAACTGTTTAGAGACTTTAAAAAAAAGTGAAAATTCAATTTTTATCGATATAGGCGCGAATATAGGATATTACTCTATAAGCGCTGCTAATTTTGGTTTCAAAAAAATATACTCATTTGAACCCATTCCACAAACAATTGATAAATTAAAATTTAATATTGAATTAAATGGTTTAGAAAAAAAAATTGAAGTAATACCAAGTGCATTAGGGTTAAAAAAAGAGTTAAAACATATTTTTGAGGATAGAAATAACTTTGGTAATAGTTCATTTTATCAAGAAAGTAAAAATACTAATTTAATAAATATTCAAGTTATTAATCTTTATGATTTTGTAATTGAAAGAAAAATTAAAAATATTGATGCAATCAAAATTGATGTTGAAGGATATGAAGACAAAGCCTTAGAAGATTTTATTAAAAAATCAAAGCAAGATGAATTGCCAAAATTGATAATCATTGAGCATTCAAATACATCAAAATGGAAAATAGATTTATTTAATTTATTTAAGAATAGGGATTATAAAGTTTTAGTAAAAACAAGAGGAAATACTATATTCACCAAAAGAAATAATAAAAATTAA